From one Phycodurus eques isolate BA_2022a chromosome 6, UOR_Pequ_1.1, whole genome shotgun sequence genomic stretch:
- the pecam1b gene encoding platelet endothelial cell adhesion molecule isoform X10, which translates to MMDQFLLLLTCMLVSNYLHPWRGADAQSRFTIRDISISLEPGSDVMRGTNVTVRCQALVSSSGTGPLSREYTIYKDGITMYTKTTSSSDDLLYLLPDARVSNTGKYKCKISIEGKKVNSEAKKLTVTGLSAPLLHLNNAVISEGEELTARCTAPGETGSIIFYFYDDAKEILEDRVNSNLSEVKLHFSSIGIHKMYCYYTVLVTPLVVESDKSNTVAVSVKELSIMPVLDIFPSNNIYEGDRLDIMCTIRDLVPDVHGNVHLYLSHGTQLLSRGNANVNHSMIALAKDSEEFECRLEMENVVKVDTKRILVTDLFSVPTLTMSPSQVFQREYMTLNCKSDSFASERLRREELTYTLDPPESLLIPKSTGVFFGKALLYDFNYTCIAQAKGIRKYSKLLTVHPKVTVSTPRISLVGRAVLGRPFKVLCQSDIGSLPINYTLLKEYEQLSTASVKMPFEQALFTITINQPGEISKFMCEAKNSQKEAPLSKRLDATVVVPLSHPTLTVIPVLPEIAEGDHLFLICGVKGTPPITFKWYRDGTNNPVFTTTSDKNNTDYQIQGLAKHDSGTYYCEAINHANNVVRSAPVMIEVRLALWKKAVIVGFCLLVVSVLVVVFVLCFRCKRGKREAAAELSV; encoded by the exons ATGATGGACCAATTTCTGCTTCTGTTAACCTGCATGCTTGTATCTAACT ACCTACATCCATGGAGAGGGGCCGATGCGCAATCGA GGTTCACTATAAGAGACATCAGCATTTCTCTTGAGCCCGGGTCCGATGTGATGCGGGGCACCAACGTGACTGTGCGGTGTCAGGCATTGGTCAGCAGCTCGGGCACGGGGCCGCTAAGTCGCGAGTACACGATCTACAAGGACGGCATCACAATGTACACAAAGACCACCAGCAGCTCAGACGACCTCCTGTACCTCCTCCCTGACGCCAGAGTGTCCAACACgggcaaatacaaatgtaagaTCAGCATTGAAGGCAAGAAGGTGAACAGCGAGGCCAAAAAACTCACAGTCACAG GTCTATCTGCACCCCTTCTTCATTTGAACAACGCTGTTATCAGTGAGGGGGAGGAACTAACAGCCAGGTGTACCGCGCCTGGAGAGACAGGTTCTATCATTTTCTACTTCTATGACGACGCCAAGGAGATCCTGGAGGACAGGGTCAACTCCAACCTGTCCGAAGTCAAGCTTCACTTCAGCAGCATCGGCATCCACAAGATGTACTGTTACTACACTGTCCTGGTGACCCCGCTCGTCGTCGAGTCTGACAAAAGCAACACTGTCGCCGTTTCGGTCAAAG AGCTTTCCATCATGCCAGTTTTGGACATTTTTCCTTCCAACAATATCTACGAAGGAGACAGACTTGACATTATGTGCACCATCAGAGACCTCGTGCCCGACGTGCACGGAAATGTTCACCTCTACCTGAGCCATGGGACCCAGCTTCTCAGCAGGGGGAACGCCAATGTCAACCACAGCATGATCGCATTGGCTAAGGACTCTGAGGAGTTTGAGTGCAGACTGGAGATGGAAAATGTCGTGAAAGTCGACACAAAAAGGATTTTGGTGACTG ACCTCTTTTCAGTGCCCACTCTTACCATGTCTCCAAGCCAAGTCTTTCAAAGGGAATACATGACTCTGAACTGCAAAAGTGACAGCTTCGCTTCAGAGAGGCTCCGCAGGGAAGAATTGACTTACACTTTGGATCCGCCAGAGAGCCTCTTGATCCCAAAGAGCACTGGAGTGTTTTTTGGAAAAGCGCTGCTCTACGATTTCAACTACACCTGCATCGCTCAAGCCAAGGGCATCAGGAAATACAGTAAACTTTTGACGGTCCATCCTAAAG TAACCGTGTCAACACCAAGGATCTCGTTGGTTGGCAGGGCGGTGCTGGGGCGTCCCTTTAAGGTCCTGTGTCAGTCAGACATAGGCAGCCTGCCCATAAACTACACTTTGCTGAAGGAGTACGAGCAGCTGAGCACGGCCAGTGTCAAAATGCCTTTTGAACAGGCTCTGTTCACCATAACAATCAACCAGCCTGGAGAAATAAGCAAGTTCATGTGTGAGGCCAAGAACAGTCAGAAAGAAGCGCCGCTCAGCAAAAGACTGGATGCTACTGTTGTTG TGCCGCTGTCTCATCCGACGCTCACGGTTATCCCCGTCTTGCCGGAAATTGCAGAGGGGGATCATCTTTTCCTGATCTGTGGGGTGAAAGGCACCCCACCCATCACATTTAAGTGGTATCGCGATGGCACCAACAACCCAGTCTTCACCACCACCTCAGACAAGAACAATACAGACTACCAGATTCAAGGTCTGGCCAAACATGACAGTGGCACCTACTACTGTGAGGCCATCAATCACGCCAACAATGTGGTCCGCAGCGCACCGGTCATGATAGAGG TGCGCCTGGCCCTATGGAAAAAAGCGGTGATCGTGGGCTTCTGTCTGCTGGTGGTGTcggtgctggtggtggtgtTTGTGCTGTGCTTCAGGTGCAAGAGAG GTAAAAGGGAAGCAGCTGCTGAATTGTCAGT GTAA
- the pecam1b gene encoding platelet endothelial cell adhesion molecule isoform X1 — translation MMDQFLLLLTCMLVSNYLHPWRGADAQSRFTIRDISISLEPGSDVMRGTNVTVRCQALVSSSGTGPLSREYTIYKDGITMYTKTTSSSDDLLYLLPDARVSNTGKYKCKISIEGKKVNSEAKKLTVTGLSAPLLHLNNAVISEGEELTARCTAPGETGSIIFYFYDDAKEILEDRVNSNLSEVKLHFSSIGIHKMYCYYTVLVTPLVVESDKSNTVAVSVKELSIMPVLDIFPSNNIYEGDRLDIMCTIRDLVPDVHGNVHLYLSHGTQLLSRGNANVNHSMIALAKDSEEFECRLEMENVVKVDTKRILVTDLFSVPTLTMSPSQVFQREYMTLNCKSDSFASERLRREELTYTLDPPESLLIPKSTGVFFGKALLYDFNYTCIAQAKGIRKYSKLLTVHPKVTVSTPRISLVGRAVLGRPFKVLCQSDIGSLPINYTLLKEYEQLSTASVKMPFEQALFTITINQPGEISKFMCEAKNSQKEAPLSKRLDATVVVPLSHPTLTVIPVLPEIAEGDHLFLICGVKGTPPITFKWYRDGTNNPVFTTTSDKNNTDYQIQGLAKHDSGTYYCEAINHANNVVRSAPVMIEVRLALWKKAVIVGFCLLVVSVLVVVFVLCFRCKRGKREAAAELSVKPSSPKSDDSLTVSLTRDTEVNNAAPGKVERVDISVWSERPPETANDEESSMVSNEPDVEYTEVVHPQPADPSRAPLRKGTETIYSELQNSPHVNRKSMRSCTTNGWTSLPEETKLTISCYCWEELPVIGTAARCWMLSSIPLGTKTSFPTVTKEFCILVRLWIEMTAVVANGILFVFGGDTKVSPQGQPCPRIWQMTHDEYR, via the exons ATGATGGACCAATTTCTGCTTCTGTTAACCTGCATGCTTGTATCTAACT ACCTACATCCATGGAGAGGGGCCGATGCGCAATCGA GGTTCACTATAAGAGACATCAGCATTTCTCTTGAGCCCGGGTCCGATGTGATGCGGGGCACCAACGTGACTGTGCGGTGTCAGGCATTGGTCAGCAGCTCGGGCACGGGGCCGCTAAGTCGCGAGTACACGATCTACAAGGACGGCATCACAATGTACACAAAGACCACCAGCAGCTCAGACGACCTCCTGTACCTCCTCCCTGACGCCAGAGTGTCCAACACgggcaaatacaaatgtaagaTCAGCATTGAAGGCAAGAAGGTGAACAGCGAGGCCAAAAAACTCACAGTCACAG GTCTATCTGCACCCCTTCTTCATTTGAACAACGCTGTTATCAGTGAGGGGGAGGAACTAACAGCCAGGTGTACCGCGCCTGGAGAGACAGGTTCTATCATTTTCTACTTCTATGACGACGCCAAGGAGATCCTGGAGGACAGGGTCAACTCCAACCTGTCCGAAGTCAAGCTTCACTTCAGCAGCATCGGCATCCACAAGATGTACTGTTACTACACTGTCCTGGTGACCCCGCTCGTCGTCGAGTCTGACAAAAGCAACACTGTCGCCGTTTCGGTCAAAG AGCTTTCCATCATGCCAGTTTTGGACATTTTTCCTTCCAACAATATCTACGAAGGAGACAGACTTGACATTATGTGCACCATCAGAGACCTCGTGCCCGACGTGCACGGAAATGTTCACCTCTACCTGAGCCATGGGACCCAGCTTCTCAGCAGGGGGAACGCCAATGTCAACCACAGCATGATCGCATTGGCTAAGGACTCTGAGGAGTTTGAGTGCAGACTGGAGATGGAAAATGTCGTGAAAGTCGACACAAAAAGGATTTTGGTGACTG ACCTCTTTTCAGTGCCCACTCTTACCATGTCTCCAAGCCAAGTCTTTCAAAGGGAATACATGACTCTGAACTGCAAAAGTGACAGCTTCGCTTCAGAGAGGCTCCGCAGGGAAGAATTGACTTACACTTTGGATCCGCCAGAGAGCCTCTTGATCCCAAAGAGCACTGGAGTGTTTTTTGGAAAAGCGCTGCTCTACGATTTCAACTACACCTGCATCGCTCAAGCCAAGGGCATCAGGAAATACAGTAAACTTTTGACGGTCCATCCTAAAG TAACCGTGTCAACACCAAGGATCTCGTTGGTTGGCAGGGCGGTGCTGGGGCGTCCCTTTAAGGTCCTGTGTCAGTCAGACATAGGCAGCCTGCCCATAAACTACACTTTGCTGAAGGAGTACGAGCAGCTGAGCACGGCCAGTGTCAAAATGCCTTTTGAACAGGCTCTGTTCACCATAACAATCAACCAGCCTGGAGAAATAAGCAAGTTCATGTGTGAGGCCAAGAACAGTCAGAAAGAAGCGCCGCTCAGCAAAAGACTGGATGCTACTGTTGTTG TGCCGCTGTCTCATCCGACGCTCACGGTTATCCCCGTCTTGCCGGAAATTGCAGAGGGGGATCATCTTTTCCTGATCTGTGGGGTGAAAGGCACCCCACCCATCACATTTAAGTGGTATCGCGATGGCACCAACAACCCAGTCTTCACCACCACCTCAGACAAGAACAATACAGACTACCAGATTCAAGGTCTGGCCAAACATGACAGTGGCACCTACTACTGTGAGGCCATCAATCACGCCAACAATGTGGTCCGCAGCGCACCGGTCATGATAGAGG TGCGCCTGGCCCTATGGAAAAAAGCGGTGATCGTGGGCTTCTGTCTGCTGGTGGTGTcggtgctggtggtggtgtTTGTGCTGTGCTTCAGGTGCAAGAGAG GTAAAAGGGAAGCAGCTGCTGAATTGTCAGT AAAGCCTTCGAGCCCTAAATCAGATGACTCTTTAACAGTGAGTCTAACCCGCGACACAGAGGTTAATAATGCAGCCCCAG GTAAAGTGGAGAGAGTAGATATCAGCGTGTGGAGCGAGCGGCCGCCTGAAACAG CCAATGATGAGGAGAGCAGCATGGTGTCCAATGAGCCTGATGTGGAGTACACTGAGGTGGTGCATCCTCAGCCAGCAGACCCCTCCAGAG CCCCCCTGAGGAAAGGCACAGAAACAATTTACAGCGAACTGCAGAACTCTCCACATG TTAACAGGAAATCAATGAGAAGTTGTACTACTAATGGTTGGACAAGTTTACCCGAAGAGACCAAACTGACCATATCCTGTTACTGCTGGGAGGAACTTCCTGTTATTGGAACAGCTGCCAGATGCTGGATGCTGTCGAGCATCCCTCTGGGTACTAAGACTTCCTTTCCAACCGTGACTAAAGAATTTTGCATTCTTGTAAGATTGTGGATTGAAATGACAGCAGTAGTAGCAAATggcatcttgtttgtttttggtggtGACACCAAAGTGAGTCCGCAAGGTCAGCCGTGTCCGCGCATCTGGCAAATGACTCATGATGAATACCGCTGA
- the pecam1b gene encoding platelet endothelial cell adhesion molecule isoform X9 has translation MMDQFLLLLTCMLVSNYLHPWRGADAQSRFTIRDISISLEPGSDVMRGTNVTVRCQALVSSSGTGPLSREYTIYKDGITMYTKTTSSSDDLLYLLPDARVSNTGKYKCKISIEGKKVNSEAKKLTVTGLSAPLLHLNNAVISEGEELTARCTAPGETGSIIFYFYDDAKEILEDRVNSNLSEVKLHFSSIGIHKMYCYYTVLVTPLVVESDKSNTVAVSVKELSIMPVLDIFPSNNIYEGDRLDIMCTIRDLVPDVHGNVHLYLSHGTQLLSRGNANVNHSMIALAKDSEEFECRLEMENVVKVDTKRILVTDLFSVPTLTMSPSQVFQREYMTLNCKSDSFASERLRREELTYTLDPPESLLIPKSTGVFFGKALLYDFNYTCIAQAKGIRKYSKLLTVHPKVTVSTPRISLVGRAVLGRPFKVLCQSDIGSLPINYTLLKEYEQLSTASVKMPFEQALFTITINQPGEISKFMCEAKNSQKEAPLSKRLDATVVVPLSHPTLTVIPVLPEIAEGDHLFLICGVKGTPPITFKWYRDGTNNPVFTTTSDKNNTDYQIQGLAKHDSGTYYCEAINHANNVVRSAPVMIEVRLALWKKAVIVGFCLLVVSVLVVVFVLCFRCKRGKREAAAELSVRSATL, from the exons ATGATGGACCAATTTCTGCTTCTGTTAACCTGCATGCTTGTATCTAACT ACCTACATCCATGGAGAGGGGCCGATGCGCAATCGA GGTTCACTATAAGAGACATCAGCATTTCTCTTGAGCCCGGGTCCGATGTGATGCGGGGCACCAACGTGACTGTGCGGTGTCAGGCATTGGTCAGCAGCTCGGGCACGGGGCCGCTAAGTCGCGAGTACACGATCTACAAGGACGGCATCACAATGTACACAAAGACCACCAGCAGCTCAGACGACCTCCTGTACCTCCTCCCTGACGCCAGAGTGTCCAACACgggcaaatacaaatgtaagaTCAGCATTGAAGGCAAGAAGGTGAACAGCGAGGCCAAAAAACTCACAGTCACAG GTCTATCTGCACCCCTTCTTCATTTGAACAACGCTGTTATCAGTGAGGGGGAGGAACTAACAGCCAGGTGTACCGCGCCTGGAGAGACAGGTTCTATCATTTTCTACTTCTATGACGACGCCAAGGAGATCCTGGAGGACAGGGTCAACTCCAACCTGTCCGAAGTCAAGCTTCACTTCAGCAGCATCGGCATCCACAAGATGTACTGTTACTACACTGTCCTGGTGACCCCGCTCGTCGTCGAGTCTGACAAAAGCAACACTGTCGCCGTTTCGGTCAAAG AGCTTTCCATCATGCCAGTTTTGGACATTTTTCCTTCCAACAATATCTACGAAGGAGACAGACTTGACATTATGTGCACCATCAGAGACCTCGTGCCCGACGTGCACGGAAATGTTCACCTCTACCTGAGCCATGGGACCCAGCTTCTCAGCAGGGGGAACGCCAATGTCAACCACAGCATGATCGCATTGGCTAAGGACTCTGAGGAGTTTGAGTGCAGACTGGAGATGGAAAATGTCGTGAAAGTCGACACAAAAAGGATTTTGGTGACTG ACCTCTTTTCAGTGCCCACTCTTACCATGTCTCCAAGCCAAGTCTTTCAAAGGGAATACATGACTCTGAACTGCAAAAGTGACAGCTTCGCTTCAGAGAGGCTCCGCAGGGAAGAATTGACTTACACTTTGGATCCGCCAGAGAGCCTCTTGATCCCAAAGAGCACTGGAGTGTTTTTTGGAAAAGCGCTGCTCTACGATTTCAACTACACCTGCATCGCTCAAGCCAAGGGCATCAGGAAATACAGTAAACTTTTGACGGTCCATCCTAAAG TAACCGTGTCAACACCAAGGATCTCGTTGGTTGGCAGGGCGGTGCTGGGGCGTCCCTTTAAGGTCCTGTGTCAGTCAGACATAGGCAGCCTGCCCATAAACTACACTTTGCTGAAGGAGTACGAGCAGCTGAGCACGGCCAGTGTCAAAATGCCTTTTGAACAGGCTCTGTTCACCATAACAATCAACCAGCCTGGAGAAATAAGCAAGTTCATGTGTGAGGCCAAGAACAGTCAGAAAGAAGCGCCGCTCAGCAAAAGACTGGATGCTACTGTTGTTG TGCCGCTGTCTCATCCGACGCTCACGGTTATCCCCGTCTTGCCGGAAATTGCAGAGGGGGATCATCTTTTCCTGATCTGTGGGGTGAAAGGCACCCCACCCATCACATTTAAGTGGTATCGCGATGGCACCAACAACCCAGTCTTCACCACCACCTCAGACAAGAACAATACAGACTACCAGATTCAAGGTCTGGCCAAACATGACAGTGGCACCTACTACTGTGAGGCCATCAATCACGCCAACAATGTGGTCCGCAGCGCACCGGTCATGATAGAGG TGCGCCTGGCCCTATGGAAAAAAGCGGTGATCGTGGGCTTCTGTCTGCTGGTGGTGTcggtgctggtggtggtgtTTGTGCTGTGCTTCAGGTGCAAGAGAG GTAAAAGGGAAGCAGCTGCTGAATTGTCAGT ACGGAGTGCCACACTATGA
- the pecam1b gene encoding platelet endothelial cell adhesion molecule isoform X6 encodes MMDQFLLLLTCMLVSNYLHPWRGADAQSRFTIRDISISLEPGSDVMRGTNVTVRCQALVSSSGTGPLSREYTIYKDGITMYTKTTSSSDDLLYLLPDARVSNTGKYKCKISIEGKKVNSEAKKLTVTGLSAPLLHLNNAVISEGEELTARCTAPGETGSIIFYFYDDAKEILEDRVNSNLSEVKLHFSSIGIHKMYCYYTVLVTPLVVESDKSNTVAVSVKELSIMPVLDIFPSNNIYEGDRLDIMCTIRDLVPDVHGNVHLYLSHGTQLLSRGNANVNHSMIALAKDSEEFECRLEMENVVKVDTKRILVTDLFSVPTLTMSPSQVFQREYMTLNCKSDSFASERLRREELTYTLDPPESLLIPKSTGVFFGKALLYDFNYTCIAQAKGIRKYSKLLTVHPKVTVSTPRISLVGRAVLGRPFKVLCQSDIGSLPINYTLLKEYEQLSTASVKMPFEQALFTITINQPGEISKFMCEAKNSQKEAPLSKRLDATVVVPLSHPTLTVIPVLPEIAEGDHLFLICGVKGTPPITFKWYRDGTNNPVFTTTSDKNNTDYQIQGLAKHDSGTYYCEAINHANNVVRSAPVMIEVRLALWKKAVIVGFCLLVVSVLVVVFVLCFRCKRGKREAAAELSVKPSSPKSDDSLTVSLTRDTEVNNAAPDGVPHYDGMEGRVTNGTRASAVSLPTDISNRSSFSIPATV; translated from the exons ATGATGGACCAATTTCTGCTTCTGTTAACCTGCATGCTTGTATCTAACT ACCTACATCCATGGAGAGGGGCCGATGCGCAATCGA GGTTCACTATAAGAGACATCAGCATTTCTCTTGAGCCCGGGTCCGATGTGATGCGGGGCACCAACGTGACTGTGCGGTGTCAGGCATTGGTCAGCAGCTCGGGCACGGGGCCGCTAAGTCGCGAGTACACGATCTACAAGGACGGCATCACAATGTACACAAAGACCACCAGCAGCTCAGACGACCTCCTGTACCTCCTCCCTGACGCCAGAGTGTCCAACACgggcaaatacaaatgtaagaTCAGCATTGAAGGCAAGAAGGTGAACAGCGAGGCCAAAAAACTCACAGTCACAG GTCTATCTGCACCCCTTCTTCATTTGAACAACGCTGTTATCAGTGAGGGGGAGGAACTAACAGCCAGGTGTACCGCGCCTGGAGAGACAGGTTCTATCATTTTCTACTTCTATGACGACGCCAAGGAGATCCTGGAGGACAGGGTCAACTCCAACCTGTCCGAAGTCAAGCTTCACTTCAGCAGCATCGGCATCCACAAGATGTACTGTTACTACACTGTCCTGGTGACCCCGCTCGTCGTCGAGTCTGACAAAAGCAACACTGTCGCCGTTTCGGTCAAAG AGCTTTCCATCATGCCAGTTTTGGACATTTTTCCTTCCAACAATATCTACGAAGGAGACAGACTTGACATTATGTGCACCATCAGAGACCTCGTGCCCGACGTGCACGGAAATGTTCACCTCTACCTGAGCCATGGGACCCAGCTTCTCAGCAGGGGGAACGCCAATGTCAACCACAGCATGATCGCATTGGCTAAGGACTCTGAGGAGTTTGAGTGCAGACTGGAGATGGAAAATGTCGTGAAAGTCGACACAAAAAGGATTTTGGTGACTG ACCTCTTTTCAGTGCCCACTCTTACCATGTCTCCAAGCCAAGTCTTTCAAAGGGAATACATGACTCTGAACTGCAAAAGTGACAGCTTCGCTTCAGAGAGGCTCCGCAGGGAAGAATTGACTTACACTTTGGATCCGCCAGAGAGCCTCTTGATCCCAAAGAGCACTGGAGTGTTTTTTGGAAAAGCGCTGCTCTACGATTTCAACTACACCTGCATCGCTCAAGCCAAGGGCATCAGGAAATACAGTAAACTTTTGACGGTCCATCCTAAAG TAACCGTGTCAACACCAAGGATCTCGTTGGTTGGCAGGGCGGTGCTGGGGCGTCCCTTTAAGGTCCTGTGTCAGTCAGACATAGGCAGCCTGCCCATAAACTACACTTTGCTGAAGGAGTACGAGCAGCTGAGCACGGCCAGTGTCAAAATGCCTTTTGAACAGGCTCTGTTCACCATAACAATCAACCAGCCTGGAGAAATAAGCAAGTTCATGTGTGAGGCCAAGAACAGTCAGAAAGAAGCGCCGCTCAGCAAAAGACTGGATGCTACTGTTGTTG TGCCGCTGTCTCATCCGACGCTCACGGTTATCCCCGTCTTGCCGGAAATTGCAGAGGGGGATCATCTTTTCCTGATCTGTGGGGTGAAAGGCACCCCACCCATCACATTTAAGTGGTATCGCGATGGCACCAACAACCCAGTCTTCACCACCACCTCAGACAAGAACAATACAGACTACCAGATTCAAGGTCTGGCCAAACATGACAGTGGCACCTACTACTGTGAGGCCATCAATCACGCCAACAATGTGGTCCGCAGCGCACCGGTCATGATAGAGG TGCGCCTGGCCCTATGGAAAAAAGCGGTGATCGTGGGCTTCTGTCTGCTGGTGGTGTcggtgctggtggtggtgtTTGTGCTGTGCTTCAGGTGCAAGAGAG GTAAAAGGGAAGCAGCTGCTGAATTGTCAGT AAAGCCTTCGAGCCCTAAATCAGATGACTCTTTAACAGTGAGTCTAACCCGCGACACAGAGGTTAATAATGCAGCCCCAG ACGGAGTGCCACACTATGATGGCATGGAGGGGAGGGTGACCAATGGGACACGAGCTAGCGCGGTGTCGCTTCCCACTGACATCAGCAACAGGAGCAGCTTCAGTATCCCAGCCACAGTGTAG
- the pecam1b gene encoding platelet endothelial cell adhesion molecule isoform X7, with amino-acid sequence MMDQFLLLLTCMLVSNYLHPWRGADAQSRFTIRDISISLEPGSDVMRGTNVTVRCQALVSSSGTGPLSREYTIYKDGITMYTKTTSSSDDLLYLLPDARVSNTGKYKCKISIEGKKVNSEAKKLTVTGLSAPLLHLNNAVISEGEELTARCTAPGETGSIIFYFYDDAKEILEDRVNSNLSEVKLHFSSIGIHKMYCYYTVLVTPLVVESDKSNTVAVSVKELSIMPVLDIFPSNNIYEGDRLDIMCTIRDLVPDVHGNVHLYLSHGTQLLSRGNANVNHSMIALAKDSEEFECRLEMENVVKVDTKRILVTDLFSVPTLTMSPSQVFQREYMTLNCKSDSFASERLRREELTYTLDPPESLLIPKSTGVFFGKALLYDFNYTCIAQAKGIRKYSKLLTVHPKVTVSTPRISLVGRAVLGRPFKVLCQSDIGSLPINYTLLKEYEQLSTASVKMPFEQALFTITINQPGEISKFMCEAKNSQKEAPLSKRLDATVVVPLSHPTLTVIPVLPEIAEGDHLFLICGVKGTPPITFKWYRDGTNNPVFTTTSDKNNTDYQIQGLAKHDSGTYYCEAINHANNVVRSAPVMIEVRLALWKKAVIVGFCLLVVSVLVVVFVLCFRCKRDGVPHYDGMEGRVTNGTRASAVSLPTDISNRSSFSIPATV; translated from the exons ATGATGGACCAATTTCTGCTTCTGTTAACCTGCATGCTTGTATCTAACT ACCTACATCCATGGAGAGGGGCCGATGCGCAATCGA GGTTCACTATAAGAGACATCAGCATTTCTCTTGAGCCCGGGTCCGATGTGATGCGGGGCACCAACGTGACTGTGCGGTGTCAGGCATTGGTCAGCAGCTCGGGCACGGGGCCGCTAAGTCGCGAGTACACGATCTACAAGGACGGCATCACAATGTACACAAAGACCACCAGCAGCTCAGACGACCTCCTGTACCTCCTCCCTGACGCCAGAGTGTCCAACACgggcaaatacaaatgtaagaTCAGCATTGAAGGCAAGAAGGTGAACAGCGAGGCCAAAAAACTCACAGTCACAG GTCTATCTGCACCCCTTCTTCATTTGAACAACGCTGTTATCAGTGAGGGGGAGGAACTAACAGCCAGGTGTACCGCGCCTGGAGAGACAGGTTCTATCATTTTCTACTTCTATGACGACGCCAAGGAGATCCTGGAGGACAGGGTCAACTCCAACCTGTCCGAAGTCAAGCTTCACTTCAGCAGCATCGGCATCCACAAGATGTACTGTTACTACACTGTCCTGGTGACCCCGCTCGTCGTCGAGTCTGACAAAAGCAACACTGTCGCCGTTTCGGTCAAAG AGCTTTCCATCATGCCAGTTTTGGACATTTTTCCTTCCAACAATATCTACGAAGGAGACAGACTTGACATTATGTGCACCATCAGAGACCTCGTGCCCGACGTGCACGGAAATGTTCACCTCTACCTGAGCCATGGGACCCAGCTTCTCAGCAGGGGGAACGCCAATGTCAACCACAGCATGATCGCATTGGCTAAGGACTCTGAGGAGTTTGAGTGCAGACTGGAGATGGAAAATGTCGTGAAAGTCGACACAAAAAGGATTTTGGTGACTG ACCTCTTTTCAGTGCCCACTCTTACCATGTCTCCAAGCCAAGTCTTTCAAAGGGAATACATGACTCTGAACTGCAAAAGTGACAGCTTCGCTTCAGAGAGGCTCCGCAGGGAAGAATTGACTTACACTTTGGATCCGCCAGAGAGCCTCTTGATCCCAAAGAGCACTGGAGTGTTTTTTGGAAAAGCGCTGCTCTACGATTTCAACTACACCTGCATCGCTCAAGCCAAGGGCATCAGGAAATACAGTAAACTTTTGACGGTCCATCCTAAAG TAACCGTGTCAACACCAAGGATCTCGTTGGTTGGCAGGGCGGTGCTGGGGCGTCCCTTTAAGGTCCTGTGTCAGTCAGACATAGGCAGCCTGCCCATAAACTACACTTTGCTGAAGGAGTACGAGCAGCTGAGCACGGCCAGTGTCAAAATGCCTTTTGAACAGGCTCTGTTCACCATAACAATCAACCAGCCTGGAGAAATAAGCAAGTTCATGTGTGAGGCCAAGAACAGTCAGAAAGAAGCGCCGCTCAGCAAAAGACTGGATGCTACTGTTGTTG TGCCGCTGTCTCATCCGACGCTCACGGTTATCCCCGTCTTGCCGGAAATTGCAGAGGGGGATCATCTTTTCCTGATCTGTGGGGTGAAAGGCACCCCACCCATCACATTTAAGTGGTATCGCGATGGCACCAACAACCCAGTCTTCACCACCACCTCAGACAAGAACAATACAGACTACCAGATTCAAGGTCTGGCCAAACATGACAGTGGCACCTACTACTGTGAGGCCATCAATCACGCCAACAATGTGGTCCGCAGCGCACCGGTCATGATAGAGG TGCGCCTGGCCCTATGGAAAAAAGCGGTGATCGTGGGCTTCTGTCTGCTGGTGGTGTcggtgctggtggtggtgtTTGTGCTGTGCTTCAGGTGCAAGAGAG ACGGAGTGCCACACTATGATGGCATGGAGGGGAGGGTGACCAATGGGACACGAGCTAGCGCGGTGTCGCTTCCCACTGACATCAGCAACAGGAGCAGCTTCAGTATCCCAGCCACAGTGTAG